In Zingiber officinale cultivar Zhangliang chromosome 9B, Zo_v1.1, whole genome shotgun sequence, the genomic window TTGTTGTGCATCTTCTCCGGCGACTATGTGCGGTGGTCGACTGTGGAAGGAAAGACTCACGAGTCGCGACGTGTGCGCCGACGGCGCAAGGAGAGAACATGGTTTGTGGtcgtttagggtttggtttaggtTTTTAGGGGaatctaaattaatcatttaatctatAGTTACTCGGTATTTCGGTATAATGAAATATTTTAAATCGTTACTGTTACCGTTACCGACAAATTCGGTACGGTATGATACCGTACTGAATTTTTTGGTATACCAAAAATTTCGGTATTACGATATTTTTTCGATATGATTTTTCGGTATTTCggtatttcgatatttttttccaGCCCTATCCCTGTTAGATGATTTTGATATGTAGTCTCTGTTTACTAATTTTGATATGTAGTCTAATCTTGATACTTTGCTGATTTTTTTGTTCAATACTGATTGTTGATTTCTTTGCTGATTTCTTTGGGCTTTTAGAGCTAAGGTCTTGCTTAGCTGCCATGGATCAATGTGCATTTACTGATAAGTCAAACCTGTTAGATGATTTTGATATGGAGTCCCTGTTAGATGATTTTGATATGGAGTCCCTGTTAGCTAATTTTGATATGTAGTCTAATATGATTACTTTGCTGATTTCTTTGAGCTTTTAGGGCTAAGGTCTTGCTTAGCTGCCATGGATCAATGTGCATTTACTGATAAGTCAAACCTGTTAGATGATTTTGATATGGAGTCCCTGTTAGCTAATTTTGATACTTTGCTGATTTCTTTGAGCTTTTAGGGCAAAGGTCTTAAGCAATCTACATTTACTAATAAGTCAAACCTGTTAGATGATTTTGATATTGAGTCCCTGTTAGATGATTTTGATATGGAGTCCCTGTTAGCTAATTTTGATATGGAGTCCTTGTTAGCTAATTTTGATATGGGGTCTAATTTTGATACTTTGCTGATTTCTTTGCTGATTTCTTTGGGCTTTTAGGGCTAAGGTCTTGCTTAGCTGCCATGGATCAATCTACATTTACTGATAAGTCAAACCTGTTAGATGATTTTGATATGGACTCCCTGTTAGCTAATTTTGATACCATAAAGTAATTAGAACAACAAATTCAATCTGCAGGGGTTCAAAGTACAGGGGTTGTTACTATAATTATCAACCAACTGCAGAGATAAGAAATGCTATAGATTTCAATACTGACAAGTCAAACCAGTTTGATGATTGTGATAATATGGAGCAGCAAACAGACAAATCATCTGCATTTGCATTGGACACTAGCATGCCCCTGTTAGCTAATTTTGATAAGACCATAGAGCAGCAATTAgaacaacaaattcaaaatacagGGGTTATTTCTGATAATTACCAACCGACTGCAAAGATAAGAAATGCTACAGATTTTCAAAAACTATGCATACCAATTATTCGTGTAAAGAAGATTGTAAAGAAGATAATGAAGCCGGATAAGAATGTTATGTTCTCAGATGATGCACTGGTGCTTTTAGCCAAGGCATGTGAACTGTTTTCTTTAGAGCTGACACATAGATCATGGATGCACACAGAAAAGGCAAAGAGAAAAACTCTACAGAAAAAAGATATTACTGTCACTATAAACAGAAGcaaaatatatgaatttttacTTAATTCTACATCCATGGATGTAGATACGGCAAGTCCTGAAAACCCAAGTGAAACTACCCAAGTACTAGTACCTGCTGCTCTTGCTTCTGTTCCTGTTCTTGTTCCTGTTCCACTCCCTCCTGTTAGACCACCTCCTGTTAGACCTCCACAAGTATTGGtatctgttggaatgtatacttatCAAACTCTTGTTCCACCCCTTCCCCCTCAAGTACTAGTACCTGCTGTTCCTGTTCCACCCCCTCCTGTTCAACCATCTCCCCCTCAAGTACCAGTAACAGTACCTGCTGCTCATGTTCCACCCCCTCCTGTTCGACCCCCTCAAGTATCAGTACATGTTGAAATATATACTTATCAAGCTCCTGTTCCACCCTCTTCCCCTCATCAACCAGTACCTACTGGAATATATGCTCCTGTTCCACCCCCTCCCCCTTATCTACCAATACGTGCTGGAATATATGATCATGTTCCACCCCCTCCCCCTCGAATACTAGTACCTGCTGGAATGTATGCTTATCAAACTCTTGTTTCACCCCCTCCTCCTCAAGTATCAGTATCTACCGGATTGTATGGAATCTATGCTTAACAAGCTCTTGTTCGACCCCTCCCCCTCAAGTACCAGTATCTACCGGATTGTATGAAATGCATGCTTATCAAGCACTTGTTCCACCTCCTCCCCTTCAAGTACCAATATCTACTGGATTGTATGGAATGCATGCTTATCAAGCTCTTGTTCCACTCTCTCCCCCTCAAGTACCAGTACCTGTTGGACCGTATGTTTATGGTCCTGTTCCACCCCTCCCCCTTCTTGATACTTTGTTCCACCCCCTCCCCCTTCTTGGTACCTTGTTCCATCCCCTCCCCCTTCTTGGTATCTTGTTCCATCCCCTCCCCCTCAAGTACCAGTATCTATCGGATTGTATGTAATGTATACTTATCAAACTCTTGTTCCACCCCCTCCCCCTCAAGTACTAGTCCCTGCTGCTCCTGTTCCACCCCCTCCTGTTTGACCCCCCCTCCCCCTCAAGTACCACTACCAGTACCTGCTGCTCTTGTTCCACACCCTCTTGTTCGACCCCCTCAAGTATCGGTACATGTTGGAATATATATATTCATCAAACTCCTGTTCCACCCCCTCCCCCTCATCTATCAGTACGTGTTGGAATATATGATCATGTTCCACCCCCTCCCCCACAAATACTAGTACCTGCTGGAATGTATGTTTATCAAACTCTTGTATTACCTCCTCCCCCTCAAGTATTAGTATCTACCGGATTGTATAGAATGCATGCTTATCAAGTTTTTGTTCTATTCCCTCCCCATCAAGTACCAGTATCTACTGGATTGTATGGAATGCATGCTTATCAAGCTCTTGTTCCACCCCTCCTCCTCAAGTACCAGTACCTGTTGGACCGTATACTTATGGTCCTGTTCCACCCCCTCCCCCTTCTTGGTATCTTGTTTCATCCCCTCCCCCTCAAGTACCAGTATGGAATGCATACTTATCAAGCTCTTGTTCCACCCCCTCCCCTCAAGTACTAGTACCTGCTGCTCCTGTTCTACCCCCTCTTGTTCGACCCCCTCCCCCTCAAGTACCAGTACCTGCTGCTCTTGTACCACCCCTCCTGTTCGACCCCCTCAAGTATCGGTATCTGTTGGAATATATACTTATCAAGCTCCTTTTCCACCCCCACCCCCTCATCTAACAGTACCTGCTGGAATATATGCTCTTGTTCCACCCCCTCCCCTCATCTACTAGTACGTGCTGAAATATATGATCTTGTTTCACCCTCTCCCCCTCAAATACTAGTACCTGCTGGAATGTATATTTATCAAACTCTTGTTGCACCCCCACCCTTCAAGTATCAGTATCTACCGAATTGTATGGAATGCATGCTTAACAACCTCTTGTTCCACCCCATCCCCTCAAGTACCAGTATCTACCGGATTGTATGAAATACATGCTTATCAAGCTCTTGTTCCACTCCTCCCCCTCAAGTACCAGTATCTACTGGATTGTATGGAATGCATGCTTATCAAGCTCTTGTTCCACCAACTCCCCCTCAAGTACCAATATCTACTGGATTGTATGGAATGCATGCTTATAAAGCTCTTGTTCCACCCACTCCCCCTCAAGTATCAGTTCCTGTTGGACCATATGCTTATGGTCCTGTTCCACCCCCTACCCCTTCTTGGTACTTTGTTCCACCCCCTCCCCCTTCCTGGTACCTTGTTCCATCCCATCCCCCTCAATTACCAGTATCTAACGGATTGTATGGAATGTTTACTTATCAAGCTCTTGTTCCATCCTCTCCCCCTCATGTACTAGTACATGTTGCTCCTATTCCACGCACTCTTGTTCGACCCCCTCCCCGTCAAGTACCACTACCAGTACCTGCTGCTCCTGTTCCACCCCCTCTTGTTCGAACCCTCAAGTATCGGTACatattgaaatatatatttatcaagcTCCTGTTCCACCCTCTCCCCCTCATTTACTAGTACCTGTTGGAATATATGCTCCTATTCCACCCCTCTCCTCATCTATTAGTACGTGCTGGAATATATGATCTTGTTCCACCTTCTTTCCCTCAAATACTAGTACCTGCTGGAATGTATGCTTATCAAAATCTTGTTCTACCCCCTCCCCCTCAAGTATCAGTATATACCGGATTGTGTAAAATACATACTTATCTAGCTCTTGTTCCACCCCCTCCCCCTCAAGTACCAGTATCTACCGGATTGTATGAAATGCATGCttatcaaattcttgttccaCCTCCTCACCCTCAAGTACCAGTATCTACTGAATTGTATGGAATGCATGCTTATCAAGTTCTTGTTCCACCTCCTACCCCTCAAGTACCAATACCTGTTGGACCGTATGCTTATGGTCCTGTTCCACCCCCTCCCCCTTCTTGGTGCTTTGTTCCACCCTCTCCCCCTTCTTGGTACCTTGTTCCATCCTCTCCCCCTCAAGTACCAGTATCTACCGGATTATATGGAATGCATACTTATCAAGTTCTTGTTCCACCTCCTCCCTTTCAAATACTAGTACCTGCTGCTCCTGTTCTACCTCATCCTGTTCGACCCCCTCCCCTCAAGTATCAGTACTAGTACCTGCTGCTCCTGTTTCACCCCCTCCGGTTCGACTCCCTCAAGTAACAGCAACTGTTAGAATATATACTTATCAAACTCCTATTCCACCCGCTCCCCCTCATTTACCAGTATCTGCTGGAATATATGTTCCTGTTTCACCCCCCCCTCCATCTATCAGTACCTGCTGGAATATATAATCCTGTTCCACCCCCTCCCCCTAAAAAACTAGTACCTGTTGGAATGTATGTTTATCAAACTCTTGTTCCACCCCCTCCCCCTCAAGTATCAGTATCTACCGGATTGTATGGAATGAATGCTTATTAAGCCCTTGTTCCACCCCCTCTCCCTCAGGTATCAGTATCTACCGGATTGTATGGAATGCATGCTTATTAAGCTCTTGTTCCACCCCCTCCCACTCAAATACCAGTATCTACCGAATTGTATGGAATTGGAATGTATGCTTATCAAGCTCTTATTCCACCTCCTCCCCCTCATGTAATAGTATCTACTGGATTGTATAGAATGCATGCTTATCAAGCACTTGTTCCACCCCTCCTCCTCAAGTACTAATATCTGTTGGATCGTATGTTTATGGTCCTGTTCCACCCCCTCCCCCTTCTTGGTACTTTGTTCCACCCCCTCCCCCTTCTTGGTACCTTGTTCCATCCCCTCCTCCTCAAGTACTAGTATCTACTGGATTGTATGGAATGTATACTTATCAAGCTCTTGTTCTATCCCCTCCCCCTCAAGTACTAGTACCTGCTGCTCCTGTTCCACCCCCTCCTGTTCGACCCCCTCCCCCCTCAAGTACCAGTACCTGCTGCTCCTGTTCCACCCCCTCCTGTTCCACCCCCTCAAGTATCAGTACATGTTGAAATGTATACTTATCAAGCTCCTGTTCCACCCCCTCCTCCTCATCTACCAGTACCTGCTAGAATATATGCTCTTGTTCCACCCCCTCCCCCTCATCTACCAGTACGTGCTGGAATATATGATCCTGTTCCACCCCCTCCCCCTTAAGTATCTGTATCTACCGGATAGTATGGAATGCATGCTTATCAAGTTCTTGTTTCACCCCCTCTCTCTCAAGTACCAGTATCTACCGGATTGTATGGAATGCATGCTTATCAAGCTCTTGTTCCACCTCTTCCCCCTCAAGTACCAGTATCTACTGGATTGTATGGAATGCATGCTTATCAAGCTCTTGTTCCACCCCCTCCCCCTCAAGTACCAGTACCTGTTGGACCGTATGCTTATGGTCATGTTCCACCCCCTCCCCCTTCTTGGTACTTTGTTCCACCCCCTCCCCCTTCTTGGTACCTTGTTTCATCCCCTCAATCAGCATATAAGTAATGTGCTTGGAGATGGAGATGGTCAGTGGCAGTGAATATAGCATGAAAAAAATTTGCTTTGTGTAAATTTTCTTTTACTGAAATACTGTGTCAGGGACAATTACTCAGCATCTTGTTGCCACACCGCAAGCTCTGCTACCTCAGCCGCAGCAGCATAACATCAAAGTAATGTGCTTAGAGATGGTTACCAAATACAGAATACTGATTGTTACCAACAGCACAGCAGTGAATATAgtatgaaataattttttttagtgtaAATTTTCTTCTACTGTAACCAGAGAATACAGAATACTTTGTCAAGGATAGTTATCGATTGCTATATTGATTGTTAATAGAGAAAATCTTTTTTTCCTCTTGTTCTTTACCCTGTCAAATTTTGTTATCCTCGAATGTATACTTATGCTATTCCTGTTCCACCCCCTCCCCCTAGAGTACTAGTACATGCTACTCCTATTCCACCCCCTCCTGTTCGACCCCCTCCCCCTCAAGCACCAGTACCAGTACCTGCTGCTCCTGTTCCACCCCCTCCTGTTCGACCCCCTCAAGTATCGGTacatgttggaatgtatacttatGAAGCTCATGTTCCACCCCTCCCCCTCATCTACCAGTACCTACTAGAATATATGCTCCTgtttcacccccctccccctcaTCTACCAATACGTGCTGGAATATATGATCATGTTCCACCCCCTCCACCTCAAATACTAGTACCTGCTGGAATGTATGCTTATCAAACTCTTGTTCCACCCCCTCCTCCTCAAGTACCAGTATCTACTGGATTGTATGGAATGCATGCTTATCAAGCTCTTGTTCCACCTTCTCCCCCTCAAGTACCAGTATCTACTGGATTGTATGGAATGCATGCTTATCAAACTCTTGTTCCACCTCCTCCCTCTAAGTACCAGTATCTACTGAATTGTATGGAATGCATGCTTATCAAGCTCTTGTTCCACCCCTCCCTCCCCCTCAAATACCAGTACTTATTGGACCGTATGCTTATGGTCCTGTTCCACCCCTCCCCCTTCTTGGTAGTTTGTTCCACCCTCTCCCCTTTCTTGGTACCTTGTTCCATCCCCTGAATCAGCATCTAAATAATGTGCTtggagatggagatggagatggTCAGTGGCAGTGAATATAGCATGAAAAAAATTTACTTCGTGTAAATTTTCTTTTACTGAAATACTGTGTCAGGGACAATTTCTCAGCATCTTGTTGCCACACCGCAAGCTCTGCTGCCTCAGCCGCAGCAACACAACATCAAAGTAATGTGCTTGGAGATGGTTACCAAATACAGAATACTGATTGCTACCAGCAGTACAACAGTGAATATAgtatgaaataattttttttagtgtaAATTTTCTTCTACTGAGACCAGAGAATACAGAATACTGTGTCAAGGATAGTTATCGATTGTTATATTGATTGTTAatagagaaaatatttttttcctacTTGTTTTTAGAATACTGTGTCAAAGTTTGGGTTATCCTCCAATTTTAGTTGATGCCTTAGTTTCTAAAATAAATTGTcgtttatattaataataaaaaaaataatgtaaaTATGTAGCATCACTTAATAGGTAATTTTTGTTTATGCCTGTGTAACGAAAAATAAAAGTATTAATCTAAATATATAGCAACACCTAAGTTTAATGTAAATATGTAGCTTAGGCTGCATCACCTAATAGGTAATTTTCGTTTATACGTGCCCCACGAAAATTAAAAGTAATATTCTAAGTTGAGGTCATGTTCTCTTTGAATCCCACGACCCACGTGCCCCAAAATGCccattttaatatatataacatGTTTCACTTGGTCACCAATCAAATACAACATAAATGATGCACATTCCTTAATAAGCCTATCAAATATCATTgttctttccaatgtgggactaaacataTATCACTATATTCAACATAAAACGGTGACAGATTCTAACAGAAAGCATGAGCGCAAGTTGAGGTGGAAGCTCGCGGGAGTTAGCTGCTGAAAGGATGGGACACGGAGGTTAGGTTGGTCATCAGATTTCATCAGAAGCTCAAGCTTACAAGGTTGCACGAGGAAACCACAGTGAGCACTACCAAATTGATAACAAAAGAAATACATCCAAGCACACATCCACACCACAACACGAACCACCAACTTGAAACAGCAACTGGCCAAAATTTCGTAGCGCAGACCTGGGCGGCTGAGGACTTCCATCGCTGGCGTCGCCAGGCGTGAGGAAGACGAAGCGTGGACGAAGACAGTAGATGAAGCGGCAATTCAAGCTATAGGGTCGGGTTAACAGCTTCGGATCAGATTAAGTCACTATTTCCGGATCCAACGAAGGAGGTTTCACGTGGTCAACTTGTCAAAGGTAAAACAAGGTTACCTCCAGGTCAAAAGAGAGACGAGACAGTGTCATCAAGTCAAAGGTCAAGTGGTGTGAGTGTCGTCATCTTCATCATAGTCCTCCTAAAATCCAATGCATggattttttttctaaacaacTTTGCTATCCCTTACTCCTTTTAAGTTTTTGTGGTTCTTTATCCTTAAAACCATGTTTTTTCaaactaaaatagttttgaacTCAACTGTTTCCTTCAAGTTTTCTCTTATAGTTTACTTTTTATGGATCTTGTAAGGCTCTGAGAGCTGTGGAACATATAATTACTTTGTGAACAAATGGCCTATCCAATTGACTGCAGTCAAATGTCAAGTTTCCTCTTCATTTTCATTTTGAATTACTTTGCCAAACCAATCTACACTATAGTTATCAGAATCATATTAGTTGCAATTTGATTAACACAATTCATTTTGAGTCACACCCAAAATAGATTGAACCATATGGGTGAGTCGAACTGAGTCGTCTTTATCAATAATTGGTTTGATTCAATACAATTCACACTTCTGATACAACTGATTCTTTATTTTGAACTTTTCTCATCTTAtgattcctctttattttgaaCTTTTCTCATCTTATGATTCCTCCTTACAGTGGGAGATGCCAATTATGCTGACAGTGACGATGGCTACCATCCCCTGCACAATGAAGCCTTGCCAACCATACTAGGTTGCTTCCCACAGTGATGGCATGAAATGTGAGGCTATTCTTGTGGTTGAGTACCACTGAGAGTGGATATCAAATTGAAGTGTCAAATGCAGGGATtgaggggagaaaaggaagatcTGATGGATGTACTTAAATGACTTTTTTTGACCATCCCTACTGTTTAACTGAGAGATTATTTTGGTATTTTGTTGAAGAATTAATGGCGCCTAACCTCACATGGTAACAGTGTGATTGGATACATGGTTTGTTTCTATAAGATTTGtagttattttaaatttaccTCAAAATATCTCGGTTCCTATTTTATATTTATGCTGGTATTctctttagtaatttttttattatataactTGTAGAAGCACCTTTCCCcacattttttttcatttgttcATTTCCTTCTCGGGCTCCCTCTGGAAAATTCTCCAAAGATTGTTTGGAGAGTTACCAAAAGCTTGAATTATCATGTAGACAGTTTCATTAGAGCTATGCAAACATCAAAAATACTTGTTGCGAGCATTACAAGAGCATGAGTAAATAGAACAATTGTATCCTACCATAGGAGTTCTCTACCATCATATTGTTAATGTCCTTTGCTTCTCTTCGGTTGGAGTAGCTCGCCGGCGATGCCTCCTCTATTCATCTTGCAGACATTTATTTTAGGGTCTCCAAAGGTTTCTTAAAGTTGACCGAGAAAGAAGCAAAACTTTCCATGGAAGTGGAGTCATTGAGCATGTACTCATTGCGCCGACAGGCTAGGTGATCTTCCATCAGAGCTGCACAAAGCCATTGCTGTAGCTACTGATGTCCAACAGAAATGGTGATTTTGTTAGATGAAAGTGAGGAGAAACCACAAATCCAGTTAGCTTGCACCGATCTGAATGCCCAAATCTAGAACTTGAATTTTGGTTAAATCAGTAGCATGCTTATGATGAAGACGGTGCGAGGTTGAAGAAGAGGGCtattttgtaatttgaatttttcccttattttcttttcctcgtGTAAACAAGCTTTTTCTCCTCTTTTCACTTCCTTCCCCTTTTGTCTTAGTCCTTTTACCTTCTTTCCCTCCTACATTCTATCTTGTGAAGATCATTTCCTCGCAAAGGGATACCTTTATCTCGGCCCCATAAGTTATGTCGCAGAGATCATATGCTACATGCTATTAAATTGTATTTTAGATGCTACCAAATTACAACTTCGTGTAGGATTGAATGGTTGACTAGGGACTAAAGAGACGACTATAAAAGTCTTTTACTAATTCAAACACTCAACTGAAAAATGTTAATTCAAAGTGTACACAAACAATTAGAAGCAAATATAAATGGAGTGAAAATGTGACATTAAAATGAAAGA contains:
- the LOC122022947 gene encoding uncharacterized protein LOC122022947, which produces MCGGRLWKERLTSRDVCADGARREHELRSCLAAMDQCAFTDKSNLLDDFDMESLLDDFDMESLAKGKGLKQSTFTNKSNLLDDFDIESLLDDFDMESLGSKYRGCYYNYQPTAEIRNAIDFNTDKSNQFDDCDNMEQQTDKSSAFALDTSMPLLANFDKTIEQQLEQQIQNTGVISDNYQPTAKIRNATDFQKLCIPIIRVKKIVKKIMKPDKNVMFSDDALVLLAKACELFSLELTHRSWMHTEKAKRKTLQKKDITVTINRSKIYEFLLNSTSMDVDTASPENPSETTQVLVPAALASVPVLVPVPLPPVRPPPVRPPQVLVSVGMYTYQTLVPPLPPQVLVPAVPVPPPPVQPSPPQVPVTVPAAHVPPPPVRPPQVSVHVEIYTYQAPVPPSSPHQPVPTGIYAPVPPPPPYLPIRAGIYDHVPPPPPRILVPAGMYAYQTLVSPPPPQVSVSTGLYGIYA